One window of the Paraburkholderia sp. PGU19 genome contains the following:
- the waaC gene encoding lipopolysaccharide heptosyltransferase I translates to MSAQKILIVRVSSLGDVVHNMPAIADIRRRHPDAQIDWLVEETFVKLVELVEGVRRAIPVSLRRWRKRILSVDNWREISAFRRALAAENYDLVIDCQGLIKTAWVAKMARGPLVGLGNRTDGAGYEWPVRFFYDRSVPIPPRTHVVERTRQLVAAALGDPTPQPTDEIDFGLDTQRAALALSEAQLNLPVPYVVFVHATSRADKQWPDAAWIELGQSLVRRGASIVLPWGSDAERATSERLAKEFGAAAIVPPKLSLPAVVGLIEGAAATVGVDTGLVHIAAALKRPTVELYNFATSWRTGGYWSPNVVNLGTAGQPPTLQQVKSALAEFGLL, encoded by the coding sequence TTGAGCGCGCAAAAGATCCTGATCGTGAGAGTGTCGTCGCTAGGCGACGTCGTCCACAACATGCCGGCCATCGCCGACATCCGCCGCCGCCATCCCGATGCGCAGATCGACTGGCTCGTCGAAGAGACCTTCGTCAAACTGGTCGAACTGGTCGAAGGCGTCCGGCGCGCGATTCCCGTGTCGCTGCGGCGCTGGCGTAAGCGCATCCTCTCCGTCGACAACTGGCGTGAAATCAGCGCATTCCGCCGCGCGCTAGCCGCCGAAAACTACGATCTCGTGATCGACTGCCAGGGGCTCATCAAGACCGCGTGGGTCGCGAAGATGGCGCGTGGGCCGCTCGTCGGTCTCGGTAACCGCACGGACGGCGCGGGCTACGAATGGCCCGTGCGCTTCTTCTACGACCGGTCTGTGCCCATCCCGCCGCGCACGCATGTGGTCGAGCGCACGCGGCAACTGGTCGCGGCAGCACTCGGCGACCCAACACCGCAGCCCACTGACGAGATCGACTTCGGCCTCGACACGCAGCGCGCGGCGCTCGCGTTGTCCGAAGCGCAACTGAATCTTCCCGTGCCTTACGTGGTTTTCGTTCACGCCACGTCTCGCGCGGACAAGCAATGGCCCGATGCCGCGTGGATCGAACTGGGCCAGTCGCTCGTGCGGCGAGGCGCGTCGATCGTGCTGCCGTGGGGCAGCGACGCCGAGCGTGCGACGAGCGAGCGGCTTGCCAAAGAGTTCGGCGCAGCCGCAATCGTGCCGCCGAAGCTGTCGCTGCCCGCCGTGGTCGGCCTGATCGAGGGAGCGGCGGCGACGGTCGGAGTTGATACAGGTCTGGTTCATATCGCGGCCGCGCTGAAGCGCCCGACGGTCGAGTTGTACAATTTCGCCACTTCATGGCGCACGGGCGGCTACTGGTCGCCGAACGTCGTGAATCTCGGCACGGCTGGCCAGCCGCCGACGCTGCAGCAGGTAAAGTCCGCGCTGGCGGAATTCGGCCTGCTGTGA
- a CDS encoding medium chain dehydrogenase/reductase family protein has translation MQVLDAGVSLPDLMMREGIHPETPRLPFTPGWDLVGVVDRLGRGVSGIEPGQMIAALPISGAYAQYVCLPQDELVPVPAGLDAAEAVSLVLNYVTAYQMLHHSAKVKPGQRVLIHGAAGGVGTALLQLGRLAGLEMYGTCSLRGASAVSELGGIPIDYQQFDFVKEIQRLTRDGVDVVFEGIGGTHIWRSRKVLRPGGTVVAYGLTSSLRGGRLASGRQGGRHRLRAIAIFGWYIAGSWLLPGRKRVIPYSIQWLKRLNPALFRQDLIALLGLLQQRKIVPLVAQLIPLAEARRAQELLGDGGVTGKIVLVCNG, from the coding sequence GTGCAAGTGCTGGATGCAGGTGTCAGCTTGCCCGACCTGATGATGCGCGAAGGCATCCACCCTGAAACGCCTCGGCTGCCTTTCACGCCCGGGTGGGATCTGGTTGGCGTGGTGGACCGGCTCGGCCGCGGCGTCTCGGGAATCGAACCTGGCCAGATGATCGCCGCGTTGCCGATCAGTGGCGCGTACGCGCAGTACGTGTGCCTGCCGCAAGATGAACTGGTTCCGGTGCCCGCCGGGTTAGATGCTGCCGAGGCTGTTAGCCTCGTGCTGAACTATGTGACGGCGTACCAGATGCTCCATCATTCTGCAAAGGTCAAACCGGGCCAGCGCGTATTGATCCACGGCGCTGCCGGCGGGGTCGGCACGGCGCTATTGCAACTTGGACGCCTCGCCGGGCTGGAGATGTACGGTACCTGTTCATTGCGTGGGGCCTCGGCCGTTTCAGAGCTGGGCGGTATCCCGATTGATTACCAGCAGTTCGACTTCGTCAAAGAAATTCAGCGGCTCACAAGGGACGGCGTAGACGTCGTCTTTGAAGGGATCGGTGGTACGCACATTTGGCGATCCCGCAAGGTTCTCCGTCCTGGCGGGACAGTAGTCGCATATGGCTTAACCTCTTCTCTACGCGGAGGTAGATTAGCTTCAGGTCGTCAAGGTGGTCGTCATCGCTTACGTGCAATCGCCATTTTTGGGTGGTACATTGCCGGCAGCTGGCTTTTGCCGGGCAGGAAACGGGTGATCCCCTACAGCATCCAGTGGCTCAAACGGCTGAACCCCGCATTGTTTCGACAGGATTTGATTGCCTTGCTTGGTCTTCTGCAACAGAGGAAAATCGTGCCACTAGTCGCGCAGCTCATTCCCCTTGCAGAGGCGCGACGCGCGCAGGAGCTGCTCGGCGACGGGGGCGTGACAGGCAAGATCGTGCTCGTGTGCAATGGATGA
- a CDS encoding BON domain-containing protein, producing MKAIQAIKITGGALVVVASLNVHAQASDAAVESGAIAASSTKEQSKATKAADRALQKKVRGALANAKGITVANITVRARGGAVVLQGSVPEPGQIEHATEVAKSVEGVTSVKNALTIRPEGGM from the coding sequence ATGAAGGCAATTCAGGCTATCAAGATCACGGGCGGCGCGCTCGTCGTTGTCGCATCGCTGAACGTGCACGCACAGGCGAGCGATGCAGCTGTCGAATCGGGCGCCATCGCGGCATCAAGCACCAAGGAGCAGTCCAAGGCGACCAAGGCTGCCGATCGAGCGTTGCAAAAAAAGGTGCGCGGCGCTCTGGCGAATGCGAAGGGCATTACCGTCGCCAACATCACAGTCCGTGCGCGCGGCGGCGCAGTCGTGCTGCAAGGCTCGGTGCCGGAGCCAGGCCAAATCGAGCATGCTACTGAGGTCGCAAAGAGCGTGGAAGGTGTGACCTCCGTGAAGAACGCACTGACGATCCGCCCGGAAGGAGGTATGTAA
- a CDS encoding urease accessory UreF family protein, protein MRIAELTALLHLASPALPIGAFSYSQGLEAAIEAKLVTDTDTACAWIKSGLSNVLAHGELPFLAHQIERWRAHDAAALMLGNREFLASRESMELRRETEQMGWSLRQLCASLEWGDAERRATLASITPIAQTTAFAFAAFAHDAATDAALAAYAFSWAENQAAAALKAVPLGQLAGQRIIVALREPIDAAVRQALATSPDDINTFAPQLGILSARHESQYSRLFRS, encoded by the coding sequence ATGCGCATCGCTGAGCTGACTGCACTGCTGCATCTCGCGTCGCCGGCTTTGCCGATCGGCGCATTCAGCTATTCGCAGGGACTCGAAGCCGCGATCGAAGCGAAGCTCGTCACCGATACCGATACGGCGTGCGCCTGGATCAAAAGCGGCCTCTCGAATGTGCTCGCGCATGGCGAGTTGCCATTTCTCGCGCATCAGATCGAACGTTGGCGCGCGCATGATGCCGCTGCGTTGATGCTGGGCAACCGCGAGTTTCTCGCGAGCCGCGAGTCGATGGAGTTGCGGCGCGAGACGGAGCAGATGGGCTGGTCGCTGCGGCAATTGTGTGCATCGCTCGAATGGGGCGATGCGGAACGCCGCGCGACGCTTGCGTCGATCACGCCGATTGCGCAGACGACAGCCTTCGCGTTCGCCGCGTTCGCGCACGACGCTGCCACGGATGCCGCCCTCGCCGCGTATGCGTTCAGTTGGGCCGAGAACCAGGCGGCCGCCGCGTTGAAGGCTGTGCCGCTCGGTCAGCTTGCAGGGCAGCGGATCATCGTTGCGCTGCGCGAGCCGATCGATGCCGCCGTCCGGCAGGCGCTCGCCACTTCACCCGATGACATCAACACATTCGCGCCGCAACTCGGCATTTTGTCGGCGCGGCACGAGTCGCAGTATTCGCGGCTCTTTCGCTCATAG
- a CDS encoding Kdo hydroxylase family protein codes for MNESQIIEVPSADWHGQGLSMPRETLLAGVERGKVLYFPNLAFAIEGGERALLNPALADPNRKNISLEPNGGALHGVLGDAVTQSAVRALIARYQSNARSLVDGLFPEYKGKLRVAPTSLRLHQVETRETSWRKDDSRLHVDAFPSRPNYGERILRVFTNINPNGAPRVWRVGEPFEDMAKRFLPRIKPQMPGSAWLLNLLHVTKSPRSEYDHLMLNLHDGMKADLDYQKASPQVTMPFPPGCVWVCFSDQTSHAVMSGQFMMEQTFFLPVKSMAQPECAPLGILERLKGRALV; via the coding sequence ATGAACGAATCCCAGATCATCGAAGTACCGAGCGCCGACTGGCACGGCCAGGGTTTGTCGATGCCGCGCGAGACGCTGCTCGCGGGCGTCGAGCGCGGCAAGGTGCTGTATTTCCCGAATCTCGCTTTTGCGATCGAGGGCGGCGAACGCGCGCTGCTCAATCCCGCGCTGGCCGATCCGAACCGCAAGAACATCAGTCTCGAGCCGAACGGCGGCGCGCTGCATGGCGTGCTGGGCGATGCCGTCACGCAGTCGGCCGTGCGCGCGCTGATTGCGCGCTATCAATCGAATGCGCGATCGCTCGTCGACGGGCTGTTTCCCGAGTACAAGGGCAAGCTGCGCGTCGCGCCGACCAGCTTGCGGCTGCATCAGGTGGAGACGCGCGAGACGTCGTGGCGCAAGGACGATAGCCGCCTGCACGTCGACGCATTCCCGTCGCGTCCCAACTATGGCGAGCGCATCCTGCGGGTGTTCACGAATATCAATCCGAACGGTGCGCCGCGTGTGTGGCGCGTCGGCGAGCCATTCGAGGATATGGCGAAGCGCTTCCTGCCGCGTATCAAGCCGCAGATGCCCGGCTCGGCATGGCTGCTGAATCTGCTGCACGTGACCAAGTCGCCGCGCAGCGAGTACGACCATCTGATGCTGAACCTGCACGACGGCATGAAGGCCGATCTCGACTACCAGAAGGCGTCGCCGCAAGTGACGATGCCGTTCCCGCCCGGCTGCGTGTGGGTGTGCTTCTCGGATCAGACGTCGCATGCGGTGATGTCCGGCCAGTTCATGATGGAGCAGACGTTCTTCCTGCCCGTCAAGTCGATGGCGCAGCCGGAGTGCGCGCCGCTTGGCATTCTCGAACGCCTGAAGGGCAGGGCGCTGGTTTGA
- the waaA gene encoding lipid IV(A) 3-deoxy-D-manno-octulosonic acid transferase: MLRAIYNTLWWLVAPLAVLRLLIRSRKERGYREHIGERFGFVRGRVPEDDTPLIWVHAVSVGETRAAQPLIEALLKARPDARILLTHMTPSGRATGEQIFGDRVLRCYLPYDMPRAVRRFLRAWRPSVGLVMETEVWPTLIDECRRADVPLVLTNARMSERSYRRAAKFGSATRGVFGGFARVLAQSPSDATRLSALGARNVAVLGNLKFDMSTPPELAARGHAWRAAIGTRPVWVAASTREGEEELVLQAFAALGVDDALLILVPRHPQRFNEVAALVEKKGLRCVRRSAWAPAGAAAVGELAVPDLQRDVKVLLGDSMGELGAYYAAADVAFIGGSLLPLGGQNLIEACGVGVPVLIGPHVFNFTQATADAVAAGACVQVKDPADLGRVLRELFEDKARRVAMSGAASAFAARHRGATARTVNVLTTLLPG; this comes from the coding sequence ATGCTGAGGGCCATCTATAACACGCTGTGGTGGCTGGTCGCGCCGCTGGCGGTGCTGCGTCTTCTGATCCGTTCGCGCAAGGAGCGCGGCTATCGCGAGCATATCGGCGAGCGTTTCGGTTTCGTTCGCGGGCGCGTGCCGGAGGACGATACGCCGCTGATCTGGGTGCACGCGGTGTCGGTCGGCGAGACGCGGGCGGCGCAGCCGCTCATCGAGGCGCTGCTCAAGGCGCGGCCCGACGCGCGCATTTTGCTCACGCACATGACGCCGAGCGGCCGCGCGACAGGCGAACAGATCTTCGGCGATCGCGTGCTGCGTTGCTATCTTCCGTACGACATGCCGCGCGCGGTGCGGCGTTTCCTGAGGGCCTGGCGGCCGTCCGTCGGTCTCGTGATGGAAACGGAAGTATGGCCGACGCTGATCGACGAATGCCGCCGCGCCGACGTGCCGCTCGTGCTGACGAATGCGCGGATGTCGGAGCGTTCGTACCGGCGCGCGGCGAAGTTCGGCAGTGCGACGCGCGGCGTGTTCGGCGGGTTTGCGCGCGTGCTGGCGCAGAGTCCGTCGGATGCGACGCGGCTCTCCGCGCTGGGCGCGCGCAATGTTGCCGTGCTCGGCAATCTGAAGTTCGACATGAGCACGCCCCCGGAACTGGCGGCGCGCGGGCATGCGTGGCGCGCGGCCATCGGTACGCGCCCTGTGTGGGTTGCGGCGAGCACGCGCGAGGGCGAAGAGGAACTGGTGTTGCAGGCGTTCGCGGCACTTGGCGTTGACGATGCGCTGCTCATTCTCGTGCCGCGTCATCCGCAGCGTTTCAATGAAGTTGCGGCATTGGTCGAGAAGAAGGGTTTGCGGTGCGTTCGACGCTCGGCATGGGCGCCTGCGGGCGCGGCTGCTGTTGGCGAACTTGCTGTGCCTGATTTGCAGCGGGATGTGAAGGTGCTGCTCGGCGATTCGATGGGCGAGTTGGGTGCTTACTATGCTGCGGCCGATGTGGCGTTCATTGGCGGCAGTCTGCTGCCGTTGGGCGGGCAGAATCTGATCGAGGCATGTGGTGTGGGTGTGCCCGTGCTGATCGGGCCGCATGTGTTCAACTTCACCCAGGCGACGGCGGATGCGGTTGCTGCTGGGGCTTGTGTGCAGGTGAAGGATCCAGCGGATCTTGGGCGCGTGTTGCGTGAGCTTTTTGAGGACAAGGCGCGGCGTGTGGCGATGAGTGGGGCGGCTTCGGCTTTCGCTGCACGGCATCGAGGGGCGACTGCCCGGACTGTTAACGTGTTGACGACGTTGTTGCCCGGCTAG
- the ureG gene encoding urease accessory protein UreG, translated as MNAPHPMHRTKKLPPLRVGVGGPVGSGKTTLLEMLCKAMRDKYDLVAITNDIYTKEDQRLLTVAGALPAERIMGVETGGCPHTAIREDASINLEAVDRMLGRFPEADIVFIESGGDNLAATFSPELSDLTIYVIDVAGGEKIPRKGGPGITKSDLLVINKTDLAPMVGANLDVMASDAAKMRGERPFVMCNLKALAGLDQVIAFIEKKGLLKV; from the coding sequence ATGAACGCTCCTCATCCGATGCATCGCACGAAGAAATTGCCGCCGCTGCGCGTGGGCGTCGGCGGGCCCGTTGGCTCTGGCAAGACGACGCTGCTCGAAATGCTGTGCAAGGCGATGCGTGACAAGTACGACCTCGTCGCGATCACCAACGATATCTATACGAAGGAAGACCAGCGCCTGCTGACGGTGGCGGGCGCGCTGCCGGCCGAGCGCATCATGGGGGTCGAGACGGGCGGCTGCCCGCATACGGCGATCCGCGAGGATGCGTCGATCAATCTGGAAGCTGTGGACCGGATGCTTGGGCGTTTTCCTGAAGCCGATATCGTGTTTATCGAGTCGGGCGGCGATAACCTGGCTGCGACGTTCAGCCCCGAACTGTCGGATCTGACGATTTATGTGATCGACGTCGCGGGTGGGGAGAAGATTCCTCGCAAGGGTGGGCCAGGCATTACCAAGTCTGATTTGCTTGTGATCAATAAGACGGATCTTGCGCCGATGGTTGGTGCCAATCTCGATGTCATGGCTTCGGATGCCGCCAAGATGCGCGGCGAGCGGCCTTTTGTTATGTGTAATTTGAAGGCGCTTGCGGGCCTCGATCAGGTTATTGCGTTTATTGAGAAGAAGGGGTTGTTGAAGGTTTGA
- a CDS encoding nuclear transport factor 2 family protein, which translates to MNERQNIQLVQQAYDAFSKADIEGVLKTLAENVDWFIPGPEIIPFAGRRHGPQEVAEFFSTLAATQTAERFEPVDFIASEDKVVVLGVQRWRVNSTGMTYEDEWAHVFTIENGKITKFKEYHDTEAEAAAHRQ; encoded by the coding sequence ATGAATGAGCGACAAAATATTCAGTTGGTGCAGCAAGCATACGATGCTTTCAGCAAAGCCGACATCGAGGGCGTCCTGAAAACCCTCGCCGAAAATGTCGACTGGTTCATACCTGGACCTGAGATCATCCCGTTCGCCGGGCGAAGGCACGGTCCTCAGGAGGTCGCGGAATTCTTCAGTACGCTTGCTGCGACCCAGACTGCCGAACGATTCGAGCCCGTCGATTTTATTGCCAGCGAGGACAAGGTTGTCGTCCTTGGCGTGCAGCGCTGGCGCGTGAATTCGACTGGCATGACGTATGAAGATGAGTGGGCTCACGTATTCACAATCGAGAACGGAAAAATCACGAAATTCAAGGAATACCATGACACCGAGGCTGAAGCGGCGGCTCATCGACAATAG